From Methanocella paludicola SANAE, a single genomic window includes:
- a CDS encoding KGG domain-containing protein, with product MAEKEEKGKMSVKEAGHKGGEKTAETHGKEFYEEIGHKGGEETAKTHGHEFYKEIGEKGGQKGGEETARTHGKEFYEEIGHKGGQKVKELIKKGEESEEKK from the coding sequence ATGGCAGAGAAAGAAGAGAAGGGAAAAATGTCCGTCAAAGAGGCCGGACATAAGGGCGGCGAGAAGACCGCAGAGACACACGGCAAGGAATTTTACGAGGAAATAGGGCACAAGGGCGGAGAAGAGACGGCAAAGACACACGGGCACGAGTTCTACAAGGAGATCGGCGAGAAAGGGGGACAGAAAGGAGGAGAAGAGACGGCCAGGACCCATGGCAAGGAATTTTATGAGGAGATCGGGCACAAGGGAGGCCAGAAGGTCAAGGAGCTTATAAAAAAGGGAGAAGAATCTGAGGAAAAGAAATAG